The sequence CCCACCGGCGGACCGGGGTGTCGGCGATCGAGGTGGAGGTGGACGCGACGGCCACCCTGCCGGACGGCCGGGGCGCGGTCCGGCTCACGGTCGCGGACGACGGACACGAGCCGGACGGTTCGCGGGCCGGGACGGTGACCTGGGAGGCCCCGCTCTGAACGCTGTCACCGGGCCGGTCACGGCGCCCGGTCACGGCCCCGGCGCCGCTCTCAGCGCGACGCGCGTGTTCGAGTGGGCGACTCCCGCCTCGCGCTTGAGGCGGCGCAGGAGGGTGTCGAGCGCGGCGGTGTCGGCGGCGGTGGCCCGTACGAGGTAGTCGTGCGCGCCCGTCACGTGCACCAGCTCGGTGATGCCGGGCAGGGCCAGCACCGCCCGTTCGAACGTCTCGTTGGTGGTGTCCATCCGCAG is a genomic window of Streptomyces sp. NBC_00708 containing:
- a CDS encoding Lrp/AsnC family transcriptional regulator gives rise to the protein MDRLDREILGVLQEDARISYRDLGVRVGLSANAAADRVRRLRKDGVIRGFTVIVDPAADTRTGLVVFIDVTLRMDTTNETFERAVLALPGITELVHVTGAHDYLVRATAADTAALDTLLRRLKREAGVAHSNTRVALRAAPGP